The nucleotide window ACGCGCGTCACCGCGCCGCTGCAGGTGCGCGTGGTGCTCACCGCCAATGGCGCGCTGGTGCTGATCCTGGGCATCCTGCCCGGCGGCCTGATGGCCCTGTGCGCGGACGCCATCGTGCGCGCGCTGGCCACGTGAGCGGCGTCGGCCGGCCCGCCCCGTGACCCAGACCGCAGCCATCTGGCTGGTAATCCTCGCGGCCTTCGCTGCTGCCAACCTGCCCTTCCTGAACGAGCGCTGGCTGCTCCTGGGCCCGCCGGTCGCTCGCGGCGGCAAGCCGTTCGCGATGCGGCTGCTGGAGCTGCTGCTGCTGTACTTCATCGTCGGCGCGCTGGCGCTGCTGATCGAAAAGCGCGCCGGGCAGATCGCCCCGCAAGGCTGGGAGTTCTACGCGGTGACCGGCGCGCTGTTCCTCACCCTTGCGTTCCCCGGCTTCGTCTACCGCTACCTGGTGCGCCGCAGGGGCAGGGCGATGCCCGAGGAGGAGGTGTGAGGCATGAAGGTGCTCGATCTCGTCTGCGCGCAGGAGCACCGCTTCGAAGGCTGGTTCGGCTCTGAAGGAGACTTCCAGGAGCAGCTCGCACGCGGCCTGGTGCAATGCCCGTTGTGCGCCAGCGCCGACGTCCACAAGGCGCTCAGCGCGCCGCGCCTGAACCTGCGCGCTGTAGCGGGGCGAGACCACCACACGATTGTTGACGAGGGCGAGGCTGCACCGAAGCCACGGCGCCAGCGCGAGGCGCCCGCTCCAGAAACCCCGTCCGCCGCCGCCGTGCCGGCAGAGCTGCAGGCGGCCTGGCTGCAGCTCGCGCGCCGCATCGTCGCGCAGACCGAGGACGTGGGCAACCGCTTTGCCGAGGAGGCCCGGCGCATGCACTACGGCGAGGCCGAAGAACGCGGCATTCGCGGCCAGGCGACGCCGCAGCAGGCGAGCGAGCTGCTCGAGGAAGGCATCACCGTCCTGCCGATCCTCTTGCCGGAAGCCGCAAAAGAACCGCTGCAGTAGCGGGGCTCAAAACGGTCCGAATCGCTCTGTGAACGCCTCGGCGAACGCGGCCTCGCCGCTCAAGGACAGACTCAAGGTCACACGTTCTTCGGCGCCGATCTCCCGCGGCAGCGCGATGCAGCGGCGCTGCGGATCGAAATGCAGCTCCGTCAGCGGCTGACCCTGGCGCTCGCACTGCAGGTCGTACTGCCACAAGCCGCCTTCCTCCTGCGGTCCAAACTCGGCGCCCAGCAGGTCGTGCGCCCAGCCCAGTATGCTTTCGATCTCCGCCACGAGCGGCGCCAGCCGGGTGGCGGAAACGCTGGCCATCGCGTCCCAGGTGGCGACGCCGGCATCGTCCTCGCTGTAGTCGAAATCCAGAAAGTGCAGTGACATGGAAGGCCCTTCTCTCGCGTCAATCCCTGACGTATCGCACACGTCGCAGGTTGTGCTGCGCGCCAGCGCCGTCGATTTGGAGCTGGCAGTCCGCCCCATCCTGCGTGGCTGGAGCGCCGGAATGCCCGCCGGATTGTCCCTGGTGCTGGGCGAGGAGGGCACCGGTAAGACCAGCGTGCTGCGCCTGTTGGCAGGCGAGTTGCCGCCCACCGCCGGTCGGCTGGAGTTGCATGGCGCCACACACGACACGCCGGCCTACCGCAGCCAGGTCTTCTGGCGCGATCCGCGCGATCCCTGGCCGCGCGAGACGACGCCGCGCGCCTGGACTGAAGAGTTTGCCGCAGCCTGCCCGCATTGGCAGGCCGGCGACTGGCTGCGCCACGTGCAGGGCTTTGCGCTCGAGCCGCACCTGGACAAGGCCATGTTCCAGCTGTCCACCGGCAGCCAGCGCAAGGTGTTGCTGGCCGCGGCCCTGGCCAGCGGCGCGCCGCTGACGCTGATCGACGAGCCGGTGGCCGCGCTCGACCGGGTTTCCATTCGCTACTTCTGCACTGCACTCGCGCAGGTGGCGCAGCAACCCGGCCGCGCGCTGGTGGTGGCGCACTACGACGCGCTGGACGAGGCGCTGCCGTGGCGCTTCATCCTGCAACTGGGCTGACCCGCCGGGGAAGACCCGGCCGATCGGCCCCGTGTATCAGACCACGCCCTGCGCCAGCATGGCGTCGGCCACCTTGACGAAGCCGGCGATGTTGGCGCCGTTGATGTAGCTGACGCGCCCGTCGCCGCTGCGGCCGTGCTCCACGCAGGCGGTGTGGATGCCCTGCATGATGCGCAGCAGGCGGGCGTCGACCTCGTCGCGCGTCCAGGACAGGCGCGCCGAGTTCTGGCTCATCTCCAGGCCCGAGGTGGCCACGCCGCCGGCGTTGCTGGCCTTGCCCGGCGCATACAGCACACCGGCCGCTTCGAAGACTTTGGCGGCCTCGTTGGTCGAGGGCATGTTGGCGCCCTCGGCCACGCACAGCACGCCGTTGGAGATCAGCGTGGCGGCGTCGCGCTCGTCCAGCTCGTTTTGCGTGGCGCAGGGCAGGGCCACGTCCACCGGCACGCGCCAGGGGCTCATGCCGGCCTCGAAGCGCACGCCGGTGCGCGCGGCGTAGTCGCTCACGCGGCCGTAGTGGTTGTTCTTCACGTCCATCAGGATGTCGAGCTTCTCGGGCGTGAAGCCTTCCTCGTCGACGATGGTGCCGCTGGAGTCCGAAACGGTGATGACCTTGGCGCCGCGCTGCATGGCCTTCTCCACAGCGTACTGCGCCACGTTGCCCGAGCCCGAAACCGACACGCGCAGCCCGTCAAACGACCGGCCGCGGGTCTTCAGCATTTCCTCGGCGAAGTAGACCGTGCCGTAGCCGGTGGCCTCGGGGCGAATCAACGAGCCGCCGTAGGACAGGCCCTTGCCGGTGAAGACCCCTGCCGAAGTGTTGGCCAGCTTCTTGTACATGCCGGCCATGAAGCCCACCTCGCGCCCGCCCACGCCGATGTCGCCCGCCGGCACATCGGTATCGGCACCCACATGGCGGAACAGCTCGGTCACGAAGGCCTGGCAAAAGCGCATGACTTCGGTGGGGCTCTTGCCCTTGGGGTCGAAATCCGAGCCGCCCTTGCCGCCGCCCATGGGCAGCGTGGTCAGCGCGTTCTTGAAGGTCTGCTCGAAGGCCAGGAATTTCAGCACCGACAGCGTGACCGACGGGTGGAAGCGCAGGCCCCCCTTGTACGGACCGATGGCCATGCTGTGCTGGATGCGGTAGCCGCGGTTGACGTGCACCGTGCCGTGGTCGTCGAACCAGCTCACGCGGAAGGTGATGACACGCTCGGGCTCGACCAGGCGCTCCAGCAGGGCGTGTTCGGCATAGCGCGGGTTCTTCTCGATGAAGGGCCACAGGCTTTCCATGACTTCGGTGACGGCCTGCAGGAACTCCGGCTGGCCGGGGTTGCGCTGGGCGACGTACTCGAGAAACTGGCCCACGGTTTGGTGCTTCATATGACGGGACTTTCGGCTGAGATGGAAAGGGAACAGGAGAAACCTTTGCGGCAGTGCAGCATGAGTTTATGTCAAAACGACATAGCTCCATGCATGGTTGACAAAACAATGGGGTCGCAGAAGCAATTTTTTTCAGCTCGTGAGGAGGCGGCCACAACCGGCGCGGCCTTCGGCGTGCGATTGCCTGGTATGCCTCGCTGGTGGCTGCCGCGCGCCGCTGCCGGGCCGGGACGCCGTCGAGCGTGCGGCGGCTTGGCAGGGCCTTCAGCGCCCGCGCAGGAAGAGCGCGTCCAGCTCTTTCATCGTCAGCTGGCGCCAGGTGGGCCGGCCGTGGTTGCACTGGTCGGAGCGCTCGGTGTGCTCCATCTGGCGCAGCAGGGCATTCATCTCCGGCAGCGTCAGGTGTCGGTGGGCGCGCACCGCGCCGTGGCAGGCCATGGTGGCCAGGATTTCGTTGCGCGAGCGCTGCAGCACGCTGGCCGCGTCGTGCGTGGCCAATTCGGCCAGCACGCTGCGCGCCAGCTCCACCACGTTGCCGTGCGCCAGGGCCGTGGGCACCGCGCGCACGGCCAGGGTGCGCGCGGAGAACGGCAACACCTCCAGCCCCAGCGCGACCAGCGCATCAGCCTGCGCTTCGGCGGTCGCCACCTCCAGCGCCGTGGCGGCGAAGGTGGCGGGGATCAGCAGCGGCTGGCGGGCCACCCGGCTGCCGGCGTCGGCCTGCGATTTCAGGCGCTCGTAGACGATGCGCTCGTGCGCGGCGTGCATGTCCACCAGGACCAGGCCGTGCGTGTTCTCGGCCAGGATGTAGACGCCATGCACCTGCGCCAGTGCCCGGCCCAGGGGCCAGTCCTGCGCGTCCACCGCGTCCTGCGACGCGGCTGCACCGTTCGCGCCAGCATCTCGCCTGCCGGTTGCCGGTGGGCCCCACAGGGCTGCCAGGTCGCTCACCTTGTGGCCAACGGTGGGATCGTCAAATTTGATAGCTGCCTGCGCTTGAAGGGCGCCGACTGAGGGCATATTTGACGCAAAACCGGCTCTCGGAGGCGCCGAAACGGCCGATGGGCCAGGCGCCTCGGCCAGCGCCTGCGCGCGCGGCGCGGCCAGCGCGTCCTCCAGCGCGTGGCGCACCGCCTGGTGCACCTCGCGGCCGTCGCGAAAGCGCACCTCGATCTTGGTCGGGTGCACGTTCACGTCCACGCGCTGCGGGTCGATTTCCAGGTACAGCGCATACACCGGCTGGCGCTGGCCGTGCAGCACGTCCTCGTAGGCGCTGCGCGCGGCATGGGCCAGCACCCGGTCGCGCACGAAGCGGCCGTTGACGTAGCTGTACTGCTGGTCGGCGCGGCTGCGCGCGGCATCCGGGACGCCCGCCCAGCCGGTCACGCGAACGCCGCCGACGTGGCGCTGCACGGCCACGGCATTGGCGATGAAATCCTCGCCCAGCACGTCCGCCAGGCGCCGGGCCAGCGCGTCGCGCCAGGCGTGCACATCATCCGTGGCCAGGCCGCCGGCCAGGGTGGGGCGCCACTGCTCGACCAGCTTGCCCTCGTGCCAGACGGCAAAGCCCACGTCGGGGCGCACCAGCGCGTGCCGGCGCACGGCCTGCACGCAGTGCGCCAGTTCGGTGGCATCGGTCTTGAGAAACTTGCGCCGCGCCGGGGTGGAGAAAAACAGCTCGCGTACCTCCACCGTCGTGCCGCGCGCGCGCGCCGCGGGGCGCAGCTCGCCGCTGCGCGCATCGAGCAGCCAGCCGGAGTCCTGCTCCGGCGTGCGCGACAGCAGCGACAGCTCGGAGACCGAGGCGATGGCGGCCAGCGCCTCGCCGCGAAAGCCCATGGTCAGCACCGATTCCAGATCATGAAGGCTGGCGATCTTGCTGGTGGCGTGGCGCCGCAGGGCCGCCTGCAGCTCGCCCCGCGCGATGCCGGCGCCGTCGTCCTCCACGGTGATCAGGCGTACGCCGCCGGCCAGCAGCCGCACCGTGACCTGGCGCGCGCCGGCATCCAGGGCGTTGTCGACCAGTTCACGCACGGCGGAGGCCGGGCGCTCGACCACTTCGCCAGCGGCGATCTGGCTGATGAGTTCGTCGGGCAGGTCGTGGATGGCGCGGCGTGGGGGGAAGGGCTGGTTCGGCACGCGGGCCATTCTATGCAGCACCCTTCGGGCGTAGGGCGACGCCGGCGGGCGCTACATTACGCCGCTTCATGCGCGGGCAGCGGGCCCTGGCGCGGGCTGGCTGCGAGGTCAAAGTGGAAGTTCTGGCGTTTCTGATCGATTTCATCCTGCACGTGGACCAGCACCTGGCGGCCTTCGTTACCAACTACGGCCCGTGGGTCTATGCGCTGCTGTTCGTGATCGTGTTCGTGGAGACTGGCGTGGTGGTCATGCCATTCCTGCCGGGCGACTCGCTGCTCTTCGTCGTCGGCGCGCTCAGCGGCGCGGGCCTCATGAACTTCCCGCTGGCCTGCGCGCTGCTGCTGGCTGCGGCCATCCTGGGCGACCAGTGCAACTACCTGATCGGGCGGCATATCGGGCCCAAGGTCTTTCAGTGGGAAAACTCGCGCTGGTTCAACCGCCGCGCCTTCGATCAGGCGCACGCCTTTTATGAGCGCTACGGTGGCATCACCATCGTGCTGGCGCGCTTCATGCCTTTCATCCGCACCTTCGCGCCCTTCGTGGCCGGCGTGGCCGCCATGCGGCGCGCGGCCTTCACCGCCTACAACGTTGGCGGGGCGGTGCTGTGGGTGCTGGGCATCTGCACGGCGGGCTACTTCTTCGGCAACCTGCCCTGGGTGCAAAAGCATCTGGACAAGATCATCTGGGCGATGATCTTCATCCCCGGCCTGATCGCCATCCTGGGCGCCTGGCGCGCCGGAAGAAAAACGGCTGTTGCTACCGATTAGATAGCAACAGCCCGTTCATTCACGCCGACTGATGGCCGATTTGGCTTGAAAATGCGCCGATCAGGGCGTCAGCGGCGGCCCTGGCGCTGGTCGCGGTCCTCGCCGAGTTCGTGGCCGACCAGCGCGCCGGCGCCGGCGCCGATGACCGTGGCGGCAGTGCCACCCACGGCGCTACCGACCACGCCGCCAGCCACGGCGCCCACTCCCGTGCCGATCTGCGCGTTGGTGGGGTTGGTGGAACAGCCGGCCAGGCCCAGCGCGGCGGCACTGGCGGCGGCACACAAAAAGAGGCGGTATTGCATGATGGGCTCCTGTGAAGATGATTCCGCCCCCGCTGGGGGCACGGTGCCTGGCCCTCTGTGGGCCACGTGTCTTCAAGATACCCGCCGGCCTATGGCGCGCTGTAGGCCCGCCCTGGGCGCGGGTGTAGGAGCGGCGCAGTGCGCCCAGGTCATCCTGCCAGCAGGCAGATGGTCAGCAGCAGCGAGGACGGCTGCCGGGCACGCAGCGTGACATGCACGCGCGGCGGCAGGTGCAGCCAGTCGCCAGGACGCAGTGTTTCCTGGCGGCCTGGCAGCTCCAGCAACACCTCACCCTCCAGGCATTGCAGCGTGGCTTCCCCAGGGGCGTCGTGCTGCTGCATCTGCTCGCCGGCGCGCAGCACCAGGCGCATCGCCTCCAGCTGGCCGGCCTTGAGGATGGCGTGCGAGACGGTCGACTCCAGCGCCGCGCCCAGGGGCGCGAGGCTGACGACCTTGAGCGATCGGGCGTGCGGCAGTGCCATGGCGGGTTCTCCTTCTGCGGCCGCGGGGCCGGCCGCCCGGCTACACGGTGCGGTTGCGCGCCAGCGGCGGGTTGCGCGCGAAGTATCGCGTGATGCCGCGCATCAGCGCGTCGGCCAATTGCTCCTGATAGGCGGCGGTGCGCAGGCGCGCTTCTTCCTCGGGGTTGCTGATGAAGGCGGTCTCGACCAGCACGCTGGGAATGTCGGGCGCCTTGAGCACGGCAAAGCCAGCCTGCTCCACGCGCGGCTTGTGCAGCTTGGCCATGCCGCCAATCTCGCCCAGCAGCACGCTGCCCAGCTTCAGGCTGTCGTTGATCTGCGCGGTGGTGCTCATGTCCAGCAGCACGCGCTGCACGTGGCGGTCCTGCACGCCGACGTTCACGCCGCCGATCAGGTCGGCCTGGTTTTCCTTGTTGGCCAGCCAGCGCGCGGCCGAGCTGGACGCGCCGCCCTCGCTCAAGGCGAAAACGCTGGCGCCGCGCGCCGCCGGGTTGGTGAAGGCGTCGGCGTGGATGGACACGAACAGATCGGCCTGCACGCGCCGCGCCTTGTCCACGCGTGTGGCCAGGGGCACGAAGTAGTCGCCGTCGCGCGTCAGGAAGGCGCGCATCGGGTTGCCGCCCACGGTGGTGGCGTTGATGCGCTCGCGCAGACGGTGCGCGACGCGCAGCACCACGTCCTTCTCGCGCGTGCCGCCGGGCCCGATGGCGCCGGGGTCCTCGCCGCCGTGGCCTGGATCCAGCGCGACGATGATCAGCCGGTCGGTGGCGCGCGCGACCGGCGTCACCGGACGTACAGGCGGCGGTGGCGCGGCGGCGACCGGCGGCGCAGGCGCGGCCACGGGCGGCAGGGGCAAACCACCGGCCGGCGCCGATTCGATCCGGGCGTGGTGGCGCGCGATCAGCTCGCCCAGCGGATCGGCGGGCGCCGGCGCGGCCACAGGAGGCAGCGGCGGCGCGACCGGGGCGGCCGAGGCGACTACCGGCGCGGCGTCGCGCAGGCGCTCGGCGATCAGCGTCTCCAGCGGATCGGCCGCCTGCTCGGGGTACAGGTCGAAGACCAGCCGGTGGCGGTAGGCGGCCACGGGCGGCAGGCTGAACACCTGGGGGGCTGCGGCGTGCTTGAGGTCCATCACCAGCCGCACCACGCCGGGCGCGTTCTGGCCCACGCGGATGCCGGCGATGTTGGGGTCATCGGGCTTGACCTTGGCCACCAGCTCGCGCAGCGGGGTGTCCAGATCCAGCCCCTCGATGTCCACCGCCAGGCGCGGCGGCGTGGCCACGAAAAATTGCCGGGCCACCAGTTTCTGGTCGGACTCGATGGTCACGCGCGAATAGTCCTGCGCCGGCCAGACGCGCACCGCGACGATGCCGGCGCCGTGCGCCAGGTGGCGCGTGCCCAGCAGTAGCACCACGGCGCCGGCGCGCAGCGCGGCGCGGCGGGCAGGGCAGGGTTCGGTAAGAGGGAGTAAAGGCCGCGCCATGTCGCTCAAGGGTTCTCGGACAGGGAGGAGGACGGCAGCGCGCGCAGCAGCGCCGCCCCGCGTGGCGTGTGCGCGCTCAGGGCGACGCGCCGGGATGCATCATCGTTGGCATGCAGGCAAATGGCAACATCCGCCGGCGGCAGCACAGCCGCGGCCTTGTCCGGCCATTCGGCGATTTTCAGGCCGGGGCTGGCGAAGATGTCGCGAAAGCCCGCGTCCTCCCACTCGCGCGGGTCGTCGAAACGGTAGAAGTCGAAGTGCCAGATATCCAGGCCGTCTGGCGCACGGTGCGGCTCGACCACGGCATAGGTCGGGCTCTTGATGCGCCCGGCCACGCCCAGGGCGCGCAGCAGGTGGCGCACCAGGGTGGTCTTGCCGGCGCCCAGGTCGCCGTACAGCGTCAGGAAAGCGTCGCGCAGGCCTGGCTGGCGCGCCAGTGCGGCGGCGAAGCGCTGCGTGTCTTCCTCGCTCGCCCAGCTCAGGGAGCGGGTTTCCAGGGCGGGCGCCGGCGCGCTTCCTACAATTTCACGTTGATGGTGATCAGCAGCAGTCAACTCGTTCCTCAGATCCGGCAATGGGCGCGGGAACTGGGATTTTCCCAAATCGGCGTCGCCGGCGTCGATCTGTCCAGCGCCGAGTCCGGCCTGGGGCAGTGGTTGGCCGCCGGCTTTCATGGCGGTATGCAGTACATGGAGGCGCACGGCATGCGCCGGGCCCGGCCGGC belongs to Melaminivora suipulveris and includes:
- a CDS encoding DUF2818 family protein, whose amino-acid sequence is MTQTAAIWLVILAAFAAANLPFLNERWLLLGPPVARGGKPFAMRLLELLLLYFIVGALALLIEKRAGQIAPQGWEFYAVTGALFLTLAFPGFVYRYLVRRRGRAMPEEEV
- a CDS encoding DUF1178 family protein, with amino-acid sequence MKVLDLVCAQEHRFEGWFGSEGDFQEQLARGLVQCPLCASADVHKALSAPRLNLRAVAGRDHHTIVDEGEAAPKPRRQREAPAPETPSAAAVPAELQAAWLQLARRIVAQTEDVGNRFAEEARRMHYGEAEERGIRGQATPQQASELLEEGITVLPILLPEAAKEPLQ
- a CDS encoding ABC transporter ATP-binding protein gives rise to the protein MPAGLSLVLGEEGTGKTSVLRLLAGELPPTAGRLELHGATHDTPAYRSQVFWRDPRDPWPRETTPRAWTEEFAAACPHWQAGDWLRHVQGFALEPHLDKAMFQLSTGSQRKVLLAAALASGAPLTLIDEPVAALDRVSIRYFCTALAQVAQQPGRALVVAHYDALDEALPWRFILQLG
- the gdhA gene encoding NADP-specific glutamate dehydrogenase → MKHQTVGQFLEYVAQRNPGQPEFLQAVTEVMESLWPFIEKNPRYAEHALLERLVEPERVITFRVSWFDDHGTVHVNRGYRIQHSMAIGPYKGGLRFHPSVTLSVLKFLAFEQTFKNALTTLPMGGGKGGSDFDPKGKSPTEVMRFCQAFVTELFRHVGADTDVPAGDIGVGGREVGFMAGMYKKLANTSAGVFTGKGLSYGGSLIRPEATGYGTVYFAEEMLKTRGRSFDGLRVSVSGSGNVAQYAVEKAMQRGAKVITVSDSSGTIVDEEGFTPEKLDILMDVKNNHYGRVSDYAARTGVRFEAGMSPWRVPVDVALPCATQNELDERDAATLISNGVLCVAEGANMPSTNEAAKVFEAAGVLYAPGKASNAGGVATSGLEMSQNSARLSWTRDEVDARLLRIMQGIHTACVEHGRSGDGRVSYINGANIAGFVKVADAMLAQGVV
- the mutL gene encoding DNA mismatch repair endonuclease MutL, with product MARVPNQPFPPRRAIHDLPDELISQIAAGEVVERPASAVRELVDNALDAGARQVTVRLLAGGVRLITVEDDGAGIARGELQAALRRHATSKIASLHDLESVLTMGFRGEALAAIASVSELSLLSRTPEQDSGWLLDARSGELRPAARARGTTVEVRELFFSTPARRKFLKTDATELAHCVQAVRRHALVRPDVGFAVWHEGKLVEQWRPTLAGGLATDDVHAWRDALARRLADVLGEDFIANAVAVQRHVGGVRVTGWAGVPDAARSRADQQYSYVNGRFVRDRVLAHAARSAYEDVLHGQRQPVYALYLEIDPQRVDVNVHPTKIEVRFRDGREVHQAVRHALEDALAAPRAQALAEAPGPSAVSAPPRAGFASNMPSVGALQAQAAIKFDDPTVGHKVSDLAALWGPPATGRRDAGANGAAASQDAVDAQDWPLGRALAQVHGVYILAENTHGLVLVDMHAAHERIVYERLKSQADAGSRVARQPLLIPATFAATALEVATAEAQADALVALGLEVLPFSARTLAVRAVPTALAHGNVVELARSVLAELATHDAASVLQRSRNEILATMACHGAVRAHRHLTLPEMNALLRQMEHTERSDQCNHGRPTWRQLTMKELDALFLRGR
- a CDS encoding DedA family protein, whose amino-acid sequence is MEVLAFLIDFILHVDQHLAAFVTNYGPWVYALLFVIVFVETGVVVMPFLPGDSLLFVVGALSGAGLMNFPLACALLLAAAILGDQCNYLIGRHIGPKVFQWENSRWFNRRAFDQAHAFYERYGGITIVLARFMPFIRTFAPFVAGVAAMRRAAFTAYNVGGAVLWVLGICTAGYFFGNLPWVQKHLDKIIWAMIFIPGLIAILGAWRAGRKTAVATD
- a CDS encoding glycine zipper domain-containing protein; amino-acid sequence: MQYRLFLCAAASAAALGLAGCSTNPTNAQIGTGVGAVAGGVVGSAVGGTAATVIGAGAGALVGHELGEDRDQRQGRR
- a CDS encoding cupin domain-containing protein, with product MALPHARSLKVVSLAPLGAALESTVSHAILKAGQLEAMRLVLRAGEQMQQHDAPGEATLQCLEGEVLLELPGRQETLRPGDWLHLPPRVHVTLRARQPSSLLLTICLLAG
- a CDS encoding N-acetylmuramoyl-L-alanine amidase: MSDMARPLLPLTEPCPARRAALRAGAVVLLLGTRHLAHGAGIVAVRVWPAQDYSRVTIESDQKLVARQFFVATPPRLAVDIEGLDLDTPLRELVAKVKPDDPNIAGIRVGQNAPGVVRLVMDLKHAAAPQVFSLPPVAAYRHRLVFDLYPEQAADPLETLIAERLRDAAPVVASAAPVAPPLPPVAAPAPADPLGELIARHHARIESAPAGGLPLPPVAAPAPPVAAAPPPPVRPVTPVARATDRLIIVALDPGHGGEDPGAIGPGGTREKDVVLRVAHRLRERINATTVGGNPMRAFLTRDGDYFVPLATRVDKARRVQADLFVSIHADAFTNPAARGASVFALSEGGASSSAARWLANKENQADLIGGVNVGVQDRHVQRVLLDMSTTAQINDSLKLGSVLLGEIGGMAKLHKPRVEQAGFAVLKAPDIPSVLVETAFISNPEEEARLRTAAYQEQLADALMRGITRYFARNPPLARNRTV
- the tsaE gene encoding tRNA (adenosine(37)-N6)-threonylcarbamoyltransferase complex ATPase subunit type 1 TsaE, whose protein sequence is MTAADHHQREIVGSAPAPALETRSLSWASEEDTQRFAAALARQPGLRDAFLTLYGDLGAGKTTLVRHLLRALGVAGRIKSPTYAVVEPHRAPDGLDIWHFDFYRFDDPREWEDAGFRDIFASPGLKIAEWPDKAAAVLPPADVAICLHANDDASRRVALSAHTPRGAALLRALPSSSLSENP